From the genome of Glycine soja cultivar W05 chromosome 14, ASM419377v2, whole genome shotgun sequence:
ttttttttttcttaaaaaaaatgctaatggGTTGGTTCTGTTGTTGTTGTACAGAAGCAAGATAGTTTCTCAGGGAATGGAGCAGTGGAGAGTGCATTGGATTTTTCTCAATGTGTATCTGCAACAAGAATAAAGGTACTCAAGTTCTATTGccaattcttttattaaatcattTCATTCTGCATTATAAGTTATAGCTACAACCAGCCCTTTGAATTGCACAGTTTTTATTGTGTTGAGCTAAATTTGCTGGTCTATGCAGAGAAAGACAAAATTCCAGAAGCACTTTGGTTTCTTAGAGTCTCTTGGTGGAAAACTAGCCTCAGAGGAACAAGGTGAATGAAGATCCATTTGTCTTAAATATTCTGTTTTGTTactcaaaaaaaaagaaataaagatttGAAAGGAAATATCTAACAAGTTCTTTGTTACATCACTGATCAGGTGGTTTTGATGAAGGGAAATGAGTTCACTGTTTATTGCTGCATTGCTGTGGAAAGAGAGACCAGAAGAATGGATGTCAAAGGAGAGAAGCTACTCAATGTCTGTCAAAAggaacttcttttctttttctttctttctttctttttttcccctttttctcttttcattttttccaaaatattgaaaaaagaaaagctcTTATGTTGTAATTTtaccctctctttttttttaatctgctGCTATGCTACTGCCTATGCTATTGGAAGCAACCTAAGAGAATATAGGAAACTGAATAAGGTTTctgtcctccattttcttttgttgtcattTGTGGCAGGCATCTCTGGTACCTCCCAGGTTTTCTTCTTTGGATACTATCCACAAACTCCTCTTTCTTTCAAATGGTATTTactattcattcttttttttaacgtCAAATATTAGTTTATTAGTCCTGTTTGAAATGTCAACTAGCTGATTCGAATCCGCCATCTCTTGTTTCTCCTCGCTTCTCCCTTCATCATTCCCCAACCACTTTGTCAATCTTATATCTCCATTCACTACTCATCCTTTTTCACCAGTAATAATAAAGCACAAAACTGTATTAACTAATTTCACCACTCATTctagagaaaaaggaaaaagtcaTTTCACCATGAAGCATGCATATATCAAATCCAAAGGGCTAGTAGTAATGAGTAGTGACCCACTTGATTTAAGTTCAGCCACTGCCAGCCTAGCTCACAACCACTTTGGGTGGGTAAATGTGGCAAGGTAAGTGAGCTTCACACCCCAAAATGGACACTGTATCCAAATGCAACCAAAAGCCAAGCTTCATTTTCGGGGCAGACCCACCACCTTGTGAAAGCCACCCCCTTGAAATGTGATCCATTCATAACACTCGGtacaattatttaatattttgttttggtagGATATCCAACAAAATCTTTTTAttcgtaattttttaaatcctcAGACTCCAACCAACTGCATGGATCtattggaaaaaaataacacaaatattTGGAAACGGACAAGCACACCCGATTTTACTAGTCATTTTTGAGtattattcaattaatatttgtaattGGAAATTACGGTGTTAGCACACGTTCATTGCCTACGTTGGAAGATGCAAGATTTAGAATGAAAGTGTAACATTGCTTTGCAAGTTATAGACCAAATTAGAAAAtgcaaaatgtaaaaaataaagttgGTTTTCGAGTGATCAAAATTAGAGAATAGAAAATAAGAATAGACCAATTGAAATTGTACTTCTTTTTGCGCTTGCTGCAACCTAGACCTATTAATGCCTTACCATGACATTATGAAAAATAGTTTCAGTTATACTAAATTACAACGAATAACAGTCGAGGAAATAACTAGTACGAAATTATCAAAAAACGAGTTTATGAAGTAGTCCATAGCAAACCAAACATTGGTTATTCCTTCCTACAAATTGATTATACAGCACAAAATTACACTTTGTTTATACGAAATTTTAATTACATCTTAATCATAGGGTTAGAAGTGTCAAAAGATTCTACTACAAGCAGCAAAAACCGGCAAGTGATTGAAATTTGTGCTATCAAGGTTTGAAATTTGTGCTATCAAAAGTAAAAGTACAGAACatgtgtaaataaaaaatagaataaattgtGAAGTGAAGCTATTACTAATGGAACAAAATTGATTATGATAACACAATACACGATTCTAGGTCCCCAGCCCTGaagagacaaaaagaaaaacaagggaCTTTTATCCCCATAATGTATCCCCTCAAGCTGAGAACAATTCTCTAGGTTTGCTTAATGCCTCATGTCCCATATATATGTCTGTGGACTGGTCGGCCTTCTAAACTCTTAACCACTTGCAACCACGGTTTGTCAACCATAAAGATGGAATTTTTTGCAGTAtgacctaaaaataaaacaggATTCTCGAAAGGTATAACTTCAAAATTCCTCCTATTATGTTCCTTCATAACTTCAATCCTCttcttaacattaaaattttgtaaattccTTGCCCTTGAATCTTTAGTATTTAGCATATCACTTTCATCTTGCTCCACGGGCAATCCAAAGTCAATCAAGCACATAGCCCTGAAGATAGAACAATttccaaacatgagaaaatacttcaaaaataaataaaaagaaaaacaatattttcagAAATCATAGTTCCTATTTTGAGTCATGAATGGTTAATATCACAATTCTGAAACCAACCGACATGATATATATGAAGCCCCAGAATAAAACATGTAATAAatacaacataaaaataaaataaaataaatcatgagtattaaattaataagccattagtttcatatataaaaaaaaaaaagtattttctcATTACATTTacttctcatttaattttttatcatttcacCAGTGCAAGATgtcaaattcatatttataaagaaaataaaaaggcataCCTGGAGCTGTAAACAACAACCGAAGATGAAGTTGCCGATGGAGAAGATGAAGTTTCTGATGGAGGGAATGAGAGCCCAATAACTTCACCAGGAAATTCAAGGTATCTCCTAGGAAGAGCATGTGTGTGTCTTGTGGACCATTCTCCCAACTGCTTGGCCTCTATGTCAAATGCATACACTTGATTTGAGGAAGTTGTAACTATCAGTACATTGTCGTTCTGGGGAGGAAAGCCACCAGCTGTAACAGAGGCGCCATCCAATCTTGAAATGAACCAGTGCTGGCTGTAGCAAAAGcaggttaattttattaaatacaacaaaatatcaatatcaatatcaaatAATTCATGCAGTCATTGCCACCACCTACAATCAAAGTGCACGCCAAGAAAAAGGGATCTATAGGAATTAacagttaaattatttttacacctAAACAGACAATATGATACTGTAAACTACCACAAAGAAAGGCAACATCCAATCAAAACCTTCTGAAGATTGTATCGTGTATTTGTGTGTCTCCCCCAAAGGgctgtacttttattttcaattttcttaagCAATAACATGTCCAAGCTATCCGCTGCAAAGCAGCTACAGTAATAGGTCTCctgaattaaaacaaaaagttaaCCATATTAGAAACAATACCTTAGTATCTCCAagttaaatacatatatatccCCAAAGCAGTTCACAGCTGCCAACCACTGCCCATCAGAACTAGTAAACAATCTTGTTATGGGTGGCTCAGTTGGAGGTAATTCTTGATCTTGTGATTCGCGAAGGGGTGTAAAAGTATGCAGTAATTCTGACTTAACTTCATCTGCCCCCCCAACATGCACAACCTATAACATTCAAAAGCAAAGAGTATTGATAAAACaaatagattatttttcaaCACTTCTGAAACCACTGACAAGTAAATCAACCAAAAGAGAAATTTAGAAGTTAATTATACAAATCAATTTACAATTAATTCAACCTTAAATTCTAGTAAATAATCATAACAACCATCACAAGTGCTCATGCATTTGTGTGTGTGGGTGGAAGGGCACTGTTCAACAAATcaccaaaaataaagaaaaaacaggGTAGCTTACATGAGCATATGATAACAAATTACAGTTGATTGACACTCAAATCCTATCtggacaataataataataacggaAAACAACATAAATTCACTTTAAACAGTCTTCAGGTCCAAATAAATTACAAAGTTCCAATGAAACAAGGGCCAGAATAGCAAACAACAAATGATGCACAGCATGATTATCAAAAAGTACAGAGTAAAATAACCATAGTTTGGATAAGTTCAGAAATTCTTGCAAAGACAAGCAAAAGAAATTCCCTTATGAAATAAAGTACCCATACTTTAAATAAAACACAATTTAATCATAATAGAGATGAAGCATGTTGCTAGCTTACATATATCCTTTTATCGTGACCTGCTACTATCAACTTGGAGGAGTCATGAGTAAAAATCATAGAATGGCCAAATGGTAATATCTGAGGAAGCTCCCTTTTTCTAACATCCCATTTGATTTTTCcaacttcattccttttcaaTTGAAAAAGACTAGGCTTTTTATGATCAGAGTACGCAAATAGTGCCCCTGAATTAGAAATGGTGCTGCAAATTATCTTCCGAGATCCCTTACTCTTGACTTCAGCCACTACATCGTTCTTTGTAAAGCCTCCAGAGGTGCAGACCTTTTTTAGTTGTAGCAAATGAACCTCTATCTTTTGCGAAGATTGGATTAAAAGCAGTTTGCGTTGGTTAAAGACAGAATTATGCACTAGTTGAATGGGTGTTCTCTGAGGCGCAGGACAGATATCATGAGGAGAAAACATGGTGAATTCTTTCGCTGGGTATGCAAAAAGTTTTGTGTCATCTCCAGCTGAGATAAGCATAGGAACCCCCAAATGAGCCCACTTATGGTAACGGAAACTAATGGGATTTTCTGCACGTCGAGCTCTTTTAATCCTCTTTTCTGGCTTAATATCTGTGCTACACAAAAATGCACAGCTAAGGAACGGAACATGCCAAATGCCTAAATAGCAACAAAAGATACTGCCCATTTGGATAAGCTTTTCTACAGCAAAGAAACACTTTATCAGCATTGAAAAGTACAGTTGGCTGTAATGAAATATTGACTGtcagaaaatagaagaaaaacatttacttttctcttaaaaacaaaaatttaacttttctaaGAATGCTTGCTTTAGACCCAAAGCTCATCCAAACCAGCTCATACaatatttgcaaaaaaaaaaaatagcaaaaaaatTTTATGAACAATAACTTCCAAACAGACCTTCGTGACTTATCGGTACAGCAACAGCTAGGGCCCTGATGTCATGTGTATGAGCCCTTACATAGTGAACATAAATCCATCTCTTCATTGTTGATGGAGAATTGATATCATCGGATGATGCTGACTGACTACTAGATAGCTTGTAAAGAATaaccttcaaataaaaaaaaactaaaactacaTTATTATAATTCACATCATCAACAGACTACGAATGAGATAACACTGCAACTGATTGGAAACAGGACAACagaataaattaatgaataaataatagcAACAAAACAATATACTGACTCAATATTCATTATTCAATGGACATCATTATTCATTATTCTtgacaaaatacaaatttatatcCTGAAATATGATAAACAATGGACCTCCActaagaacaattcaagatacAGTGACCCACACATTGGAAACATCCAGAAGATACATATgtaagattatttatttttcaaaaaaaaaacaggaaacAAACAAGAATGCAAAGACTATACATATGGTTAGCAAAAAACTATATACTTTTCAATTATATGGATGAAATGCACAATAATTTGCCTGTAAGTTAATAAAGAACACTCTAACTTGCTATAAATAGAAATGgaactaaaaatagaaatagaaatccaaaacaaacaaaaatatttttcatgttattGAATTTCTTAGGGGTGGGCACAAGTCGGGTTGGTTGGATTGGATTTGTGGCATTTTTTTATCCGATCACATTAATTTTAATCGATTCGGATTGGATCagatcaaattttatcaaatcaaaccttcaatattcacttattaATCAATCATCACAAATGATGAGACACTATGAATCATGCGAAATTCGATACTTGCTAAATCAACTCTTCATAAAATTACACTAAAGGCTTCTAACCATCTCAATATCAAAAACCAAATGTTCAAACTACAAATTTCTATGTTTTGTAAAAATCACTGTTTCTTACTTCTATTGACAAAATTATGCAACCAaatattaaccaaaaaaaatcatcGCTGTCATCTTTAATCCTTGGAGAGAAGTAGTGGAAACCTCACATGCCTTTCATCTTATCCGAGAGAATAGAACTACCTCTCTAGTGGTCCATTTCAACCATATCCTTttaatcatttcaatttctactTGTGATTTTTGGTTTCCACTTATTCTCAATCATTATACTATTTAAACCTTTAACTCTACTATTCTTTGCAATATGGCATTCATATATGTACATTACCAACAATGAAAACACCATACACATTCCCATGTGGCAGCACATAAAACatattaacatattaatttaaagTGCAGAGCGAAATATACATAGCCACTACTTGAATTTGACCTCAACAACAATGGCAATTATGCGAATAACATCTTATAAATGTGTGAAAAACTAACAAGTAATGTCAATATATACTGCCAAACAGCTACCAAATACACATACATAAGCAGCCAATTGAAATgtcaaaaagataaataaaaacggTTTCATAAGATTCACAAATCATGCAGCTCAGTACCTGGCCATCAGAACCAGCAGAGAACACCCTATTATGACTAGGAGATGCTGCCAGAGCGTGTACATGTCCCTTGTGTAAAGTATGTGCTTGCAAGAGAGTTCCATGTTGACTGTCCCAAAACTGGACACTACCACTGCTGTCCGCACTAACAAGTGTACCAGACCTAGATAATAACTAACCAATTAGCTACAAGAGTTTGCAAATAGGAAGAAAGAACTCTACCAtcaaaattataacaatatGGTGGGTGTGGATTGCAGAAGTATGCATATTTAGTTTCATTTTGAAGGCAATTCAACAAAAAGATCCATTCTCTATCACCTTAAAGACAGCAATGACCATATGCAAAGTTCATGTCCACTGCCCAACCCTCCAAGTCCAGCTGTAATCCTATAGATTTCATTGCCCAATGTAGCATTCCAGCATCGTATCAACCTGTTAGGAGACAGACAAGAAACATAAATAAAGGAAACTTAATGATGTAAAGACACCAATTAATAAATGTCTACGTTGCCAGATCTACTTAAAATCAAGCATACAATTTTGGTttctagaaaaaagaaaataggtgACAAGCATAAATTAACTTTAGCAGCACACACAATGAACTTTTATGAATCACAACTTCAATACGTACCCATCACTACTTCCTGAATATACGTAATTAGAATCTGTACTCCAAGTCACACTTAAAACTCGCCCTGCAAACCACAACACAAAACATCCTCTTAATGAGAGTAACGCAAAACAACAAAAGGGAAACCTGCTACAAGACAAATAACTTGAGGAAAACCTCACCTTTGACCCGGGGCATAGATTTTACATGAATAAATTCATCTGTGTCGGagatatcataaattttcacacatcCATTGTCGAGAGCAATCGCCACGCGTGGATACTCACCAACTGAAAGCTCGGGAGAACCAGGTGAATCAGAATCGTCATCACTTTCACTGCTCTCATGTTCATCAAAACCATGAAACCCATTCCCCATTCTTTCACCCTTCCTTTTATCATCGATCTCGTCACCCTTAGGGAAAGTCCCTGCCATTTGCCAGATTGTGACACCGTCCGATGGCAGCACCGTCTGCAAGCACCACGTGTCAAATTAAGCAACCCACACAATAAAAACACTTTAAAGAATAAAGACCAAACCATAACAAACAAACATTAccctgacaaaaaaaaaaacacataaaatagTTCACAAGCTTCAATGAAACACTTAAAAGAATTCACAGGCTTGAATCGCACTATTATCTTATCTCCTAAAGATACCTTCTGCGTCAAGTGGAAAAGATCCCACTTAGTAACGGAGCCATCTATGTTGGACGAAAACAAGCGGCTTCCGTCGGGGCCACCGGGGCACCAAATAAGCGACGTCACTCTTCCGTTAGGGTTTCCGTGTATAGTCTGCAAGCGCcaaaaatcaaatgaatcaGAACGAGAACAACAAGGGAACGACGTTGTAAAGGAGAAAGTTGAAGAGTGAAATGATGGTTAGTTAGGATGTTACCAGCTGACAGTGCCAGCCGATGGAGCCGGGAGAGACGAGCCAGATTTCGAGGGAGCCGTCTTTGCGAGCGGCGGCTACTCGGGAGCCGTCGAAGCTGGTGGCTAAAGCGATGACCGGAGAAGGGCTCCACTCGACGGAGCTGAGCCTGTAGAGTTCAGCCATGGAGCCAGCCACACTCCGAAATTGTGCAGTGTGGTGCGagtgaaaattttgattttgaagaatgaagaatagTAGGGTAGAGAAACTAGAAGACGAGAAAGTAACACAATGCGGCCATAGTTATTAGTTAGGTTTTGTTCCTGAGGTTTAAGCGGGGACTTGGATTTGGATGGATCCGTATATAACATTCCGGGTTCGGCATCACAAGCCCATTAAGCTTCTCTCACGGGGATTACTATTTGCCCCACTAGAATTACTCTTGGCCCCTACCAAGGGGAagacagattttttttattccgaGAATGTCCTTCCCACATAATTACACAATGGCATCATTATTTCTTTGAATAACCAAATTCATCCCCCCTTATCACAGTGGAATCGTGattccattttatattttttctccctAGACATAACAAAggaatcacaatttcattattattttttggcacCCCCTTATCACAATGGAATctcaattttgttatttaagtttttttaatcacaATAGAATTGAGATTTCGTTGTTATTATTGTTGGCACCCCCTTATCATAACAAAATCATTATTCcgttgtgataaaaaaaaacttaaataaccaaatcttgattttgttgtactattttaaaaaaaaattgaataaaaaagaaaaaaaaacattttgcgttttttattgattgaacaCTACAACACTACTTTTATTGGTTGAACATTACTTTTCCTAATACATATTGACTGAACACTACTTTTTTTTACACGCATACCAACCATATTAAATATAGACGCAGTCTAAATCGTCTATATTGTCGGACCAAAGTCATCacttgaggcatttgttgtgtTCCAACTATTTTTGCTTCTCCAAATGGTGTTTTGGTTAGCATCACCAAATCCAAATTCCAATTACTTTTCTTGTCCCAGTTTGAATCTTTACTTTTAGGATCCCCAAAACTCTagttagaattttcattttcattcccaACACTCCAAGAGGATCTGTTAGAGTTCTAGGCTTGGTTACCACTATTCCCAAAGTTCCAATAGTTTTTCTTGCCCTAATATTCACCATATTACTGAAAGCATGGAGAATGTACCTATCATTGTGTATTGTGATGATGAAATGACTTCATCATCTAAAGAGATATTGTTTGAATGTCCTAGTGATTCTAAAGTCATCTTAATAAGTGAGGATATGTCACTTGATGCTTTAAGGAAAACAATTATAGACACCATTGGAGGTAGCAAAATTTTACTTTACCTTTTTTTACCGCCAACCTATTTATGTAGGAGATGGTTGTGTTGAATACGAGTGTATGGAGCTTAAACGCGACGATGAtgtaggaaaaatatttttcatcttttcaaattttagtagcaAAGGTCTAATTGGGTTGAATGCAACTTTTAGTCAATCTCCATATGAAGTCCTTACCCTGCTGTGCAAACCAAGGAAACCCAGATCTGCTGATGAGATCATTGCTCTGATTGTAATACATCTGTGTAGTCATGTTTGttctttataaaaatcatacatTGGGTATTTCTTAagaaaagtttatattattagtgCTTCTTTAGTTGTTCATgttaatgtttgttttatgaatcaattgaaaaaacaatTCTTATTACTAGGCGCATGTTGTTTAAACAATCCTtgaacgcaaaaaaaaaaagtaattcaatctaacataaactaaaataagTCGAGAACAACAATAATTGTGCATAATGCATccaaatatactaataatacaACAATACGACAAAAAGTCAATGACCTCTGTCATCTTTGCCACCATCCTTGCTAGTCCTTTTCTTGGGTCTCTTTGCGTCCAAAACTACACCCAACTACAAAccttgtaacatcccatttttcgtatataaattaaaaagttttttttagttaaaaaaatagagttttagaaaataacgaggtttttttataataaaatgaacaaggagaaacaatgttattaattaaaataatggtttgaagggaaaattttttttttgatttattcatttgataggaaataaaaaatagagtatttgtttataaaataataaacaaagaaaaatagagtaaataataggttgtaaGTATCTTAACTATAAATAAATGCATCTTAGGTCAGTTTTTATACTAACGATACTCTCTGCGCCTCCTCTTCCTTTCAATTTCGTTTTCCCATCTCCTCCCAAAATCCTCTCTTTCCTGCataccaccaaacctgtctcagaaaaaggAGGATCTTAGACTAATTCactgttggatcatcgtgaaatttgagcaccaggtTTGGAactcgtttccaaaaattctcaccattgggaattatgaaaatatgtcggagctgagagaaatacccttttcatcgtagctttttcttttcccgCAGAACCCCAAAattgtctcagtaaaactatgattctAGAtttttaaccgttggattgttgtgaaatttggatatctGGTTCATGGTTCATTTACGCACatcttcaccgttgggatttggaaaataatgtttgtggagggagaaataTGTATCGCACGTATACAGTGGAATGAAGACTTCAATCCCTTCcattctctctaacgcttggaaaccctattagagcaatcaaaagaaaagcttgaggaatctcagaaaaccactagagatgccgctatcactgtcacaatacacacgtgagtccgcttagaggtaaggaatGAATTTATTGCAATTGGGATTAGAACGAACATGTGTAGAGATCCTTAGAAGATTaaattgggtttattttgggatgtttattgaatttttcctttatgattttaaatacaatattaatgTCCTGAggtgaattggttgataaaattgagttctcttggtgtttttatttttcatacctattattttgattaattgattttgatataattatgtAAAGTTATTTGAGGaattttactccccatgttgtgataaaccttttgtataaattgctatattgagattatgaaattgtgattcaaattgtgagtatgtgataaattgaacctgtgatgaaatgtgaaatacatgtgtattgagttgtgagctatgaactgtgcaatcacacaattgtaagacctttTAAGGGTGACGtgtattgtgatgagatccattgtgggaaccctacaagtttaatcacaagcacgacaagttaaaatgtttttgaaaacaattaaatagttgtgtgtattgcatagttcataggtaaagtgtatatgattcatgaggtgtgataacatgctactttgggattataccattgtgattgagactgaatatatgtgataaattgagtatctATTGACTCGTAATATATATGTGcgttgagatgttgtgtgcattgagttgcgagttatgaattgtacaatcacacaactataagatcctttaagggcgacgagttaatgctaagaccctttaagggtgacgagttaatccgcgatgagtattgtgatgggaaccactgtggggacccgacgagtttaatcacaagcgcgatgagataaaactattttgagaacaattgaggagtcgtgtgttttatACAGTTCATAGCTAGAGTATGTGTACTAAAATGTTTTAtgagttggacctgaatcaggagggagagaccctgacggactcttcggagtgtaggccttgggggtaaatacatctggtttgagtgctcctttaagttgtgtcgatcccacatggttgaagcattctcgcaaaacagtgtgaccctaactggtctccctatgattttacctaatgagagtgacctgacttactagtgtgtggtttgtcttgtcatgtactcctaggcgcccgacgagatttttcactgatatggtaccacattgcatataagattgagtctttgtgtatatgttgcataatgCTTATGTATTtatcgatattgattgacttggtgatattgtgttttgat
Proteins encoded in this window:
- the LOC114384660 gene encoding WD repeat-containing protein PCN-like isoform X2, with protein sequence MAELYRLSSVEWSPSPVIALATSFDGSRVAAARKDGSLEIWLVSPGSIGWHCQLTIHGNPNGRVTSLIWCPGGPDGSRLFSSNIDGSVTKWDLFHLTQKTVLPSDGVTIWQMAGTFPKGDEIDDKRKGERMGNGFHGFDEHESSESDDDSDSPGSPELSVGEYPRVAIALDNGCVKIYDISDTDEFIHVKSMPRVKGRVLSVTWSTDSNYVYSGSSDGLIRCWNATLGNEIYRITAGLGGLGSGHELCIWSLLSLRSGTLVSADSSGSVQFWDSQHGTLLQAHTLHKGHVHALAASPSHNRVFSAGSDGQVILYKLSSSQSASSDDINSPSTMKRWIYVHYVRAHTHDIRALAVAVPISHEDIKPEKRIKRARRAENPISFRYHKWAHLGVPMLISAGDDTKLFAYPAKEFTMFSPHDICPAPQRTPIQLVHNSVFNQRKLLLIQSSQKIEVHLLQLKKVCTSGGFTKNDVVAEVKSKGSRKIICSTISNSGALFAYSDHKKPSLFQLKRNEVGKIKWDVRKRELPQILPFGHSMIFTHDSSKLIVAGHDKRIYVVHVGGADEVKSELLHTFTPLRESQDQELPPTEPPITRLFTSSDGQWLAAVNCFGDIYVFNLEILSQHWFISRLDGASVTAGGFPPQNDNVLIVTTSSNQVYAFDIEAKQLGEWSTRHTHALPRRYLEFPGEVIGLSFPPSETSSSPSATSSSVVVYSSRAMCLIDFGLPVEQDESDMLNTKDSRARNLQNFNVKKRIEVMKEHNRRNFEVIPFENPVLFLGHTAKNSIFMVDKPWLQVVKSLEGRPVHRHIYGT
- the LOC114384660 gene encoding WD repeat-containing protein PCN-like isoform X1; translated protein: MAELYRLSSVEWSPSPVIALATSFDGSRVAAARKDGSLEIWLVSPGSIGWHCQLTIHGNPNGRVTSLIWCPGGPDGSRLFSSNIDGSVTKWDLFHLTQKTVLPSDGVTIWQMAGTFPKGDEIDDKRKGERMGNGFHGFDEHESSESDDDSDSPGSPELSVGEYPRVAIALDNGCVKIYDISDTDEFIHVKSMPRVKGRVLSVTWSTDSNYVYSGSSDGLIRCWNATLGNEIYRITAGLGGLGSGHELCIWSLLSLRSGTLVSADSSGSVQFWDSQHGTLLQAHTLHKGHVHALAASPSHNRVFSAGSDGQVILYKLSSSQSASSDDINSPSTMKRWIYVHYVRAHTHDIRALAVAVPISHEEKLIQMGSIFCCYLGIWHVPFLSCAFLCSTDIKPEKRIKRARRAENPISFRYHKWAHLGVPMLISAGDDTKLFAYPAKEFTMFSPHDICPAPQRTPIQLVHNSVFNQRKLLLIQSSQKIEVHLLQLKKVCTSGGFTKNDVVAEVKSKGSRKIICSTISNSGALFAYSDHKKPSLFQLKRNEVGKIKWDVRKRELPQILPFGHSMIFTHDSSKLIVAGHDKRIYVVHVGGADEVKSELLHTFTPLRESQDQELPPTEPPITRLFTSSDGQWLAAVNCFGDIYVFNLEILSQHWFISRLDGASVTAGGFPPQNDNVLIVTTSSNQVYAFDIEAKQLGEWSTRHTHALPRRYLEFPGEVIGLSFPPSETSSSPSATSSSVVVYSSRAMCLIDFGLPVEQDESDMLNTKDSRARNLQNFNVKKRIEVMKEHNRRNFEVIPFENPVLFLGHTAKNSIFMVDKPWLQVVKSLEGRPVHRHIYGT